A stretch of the Candidatus Binatia bacterium genome encodes the following:
- a CDS encoding class I SAM-dependent methyltransferase has protein sequence MDKKHSYQDIIASQPLARKAVTEAVYDDHYARKLRRGGWLPTRRRRQRIDVYCRIIGEGHRNILEIGCGFGDLTYRLAGCTEKIVGIDISQKAIETARARLALWPQAQARAAAIEFRQMSAVRLDFPDETFDWAISTSVVEHLHPEDVHVHLTEAWRVLKPQGTYIMWCPNGLGHHKDRDGHFSMLSYAAWISRLRQAGFQHFRSTLATRPPLVDAQLKVFLERAMFRLKIRALWSHLGIRNVLLIAGK, from the coding sequence ATGGACAAAAAGCATTCTTACCAAGACATCATCGCGTCCCAGCCTTTGGCGCGAAAAGCGGTGACCGAGGCGGTCTATGACGATCACTACGCGCGCAAGCTCCGGCGCGGCGGCTGGCTGCCCACCCGCCGAAGACGGCAGCGAATCGATGTCTATTGCCGGATTATCGGCGAGGGGCACAGGAACATTCTCGAGATCGGCTGCGGCTTCGGCGATCTGACATATCGCCTCGCCGGCTGCACGGAAAAGATCGTCGGCATCGACATCTCTCAGAAAGCCATCGAAACCGCGAGGGCGCGCCTCGCGCTGTGGCCACAGGCTCAGGCACGCGCCGCGGCGATCGAATTCCGGCAAATGTCCGCCGTGCGCCTGGATTTCCCGGACGAGACCTTCGATTGGGCGATCAGCACATCTGTGGTCGAACACCTTCATCCCGAAGACGTGCATGTTCACCTGACGGAGGCTTGGCGGGTGCTGAAACCGCAAGGCACATATATCATGTGGTGCCCCAACGGACTCGGGCACCACAAGGACCGCGACGGCCATTTCAGCATGCTCTCCTACGCCGCGTGGATCTCCCGGTTAAGGCAGGCCGGCTTCCAGCATTTCCGCTCGACGCTGGCGACCCGTCCGCCGCTGGTCGACGCGCAGTTGAAGGTTTTTCTCGAGCGGGCGATGTTTCGTCTGAAGATCAGGGCGTTGTGGAGCCATCTGGGGATCAGGAACGTACTGTTGATCGCCGGCAAATGA